Proteins from one Telopea speciosissima isolate NSW1024214 ecotype Mountain lineage chromosome 1, Tspe_v1, whole genome shotgun sequence genomic window:
- the LOC122648954 gene encoding dnaJ protein ERDJ3A, with amino-acid sequence MRARFLLLLFLLASLLCFTRAAKTLDPYKVLGVERNASQREIQKAFHKLSLQYHPDKNKNKGAQEKFADINNAYEILSDEEKRKNYDLYGDEKGNPRFETGHSGNDGGHTYFTSGGSGWQGMDGQGNTKSFSFSFGNPSSGQSSFGFGLNDIFSNFFGGDMKGGNHFGGFGSSSGSHTGPRKSTKSIQAVNSQVFKKEIADQGITWILLSYKPTFKDNDYYESIVEEVATSLQGALKAGSINCQHDASFCKDVGIMTTRVPGVFIYSYRASDKGSLLEYSGDWNAKSLKTFCQDHLPRFSRRVDLNRFDFSSSPTENLPRVLLLSTKKDTPVIWRVLSGLYRKRFIFYDAQVQDASDPRVRKLGVDSIPAVVGWTTNGEKHVLKTGISVKDLKSAIHDLSVLLDGFEKKSKKAASSQAKRPHSETQGKSIPLLTSSNMESLCGETTPVCIIGAFRSSKGKEKLETILSAVSQKSLTRRQNQASSSGDSVSYSLLDATKGQAFLNSFDKSRFQSLDKFLVAYKPRRGKFAAFVDEMTTEEVERFISSVLNGDIKFMKVRQKPVLK; translated from the exons GTTCTTGGGGTTGAGAGAAACGCAAGCCAACGGGAAATTCAGAAAGCTTTCCACAA GCTTTCTCTTCAGTATCACCctgataaaaacaaaaacaagggCGCACAAGAGAAGTTTGCTGATATCAATAATG CATATGAAATTCTATCTgatgaagaaaagaggaagaattaTGATCTATATGGGGATGAGAAGGGAAACCCCAGGTTTGAAACAGGCCATTCCGGGAATGATGGGGGACATACTTACTTCACCAGTGGTGGCTCTGGATGGCAGGGCATGGATGGTCAAGGAAACACCAAGtcattctccttttcctttggCAATCCAAGTTCTGGTCAAAGTtcatttggttttggtctcaatgatatcttctccaatttttttGGTGGTGATATGAAAGGTGGGAACCATTTTGGTGGTTTTGGTAGCTCATCCGGATCTCATACTGGCCCTAGGAAGTCCACAAAAAGCATCCAGGCTGTTAATTCACAGGTGTTTAAGAAGGAAATAGCAGATCAAGGAATCACTTGGATTCTGTTATCTTACAAACCTACATTTAAGGACAATGATTATTATGAATCCATTGTAGAGGAGGTAGCCACCTCATTGCAAGGGGCACTGAAG gcTGGCAGCATAAATTGCCAACATGACGCATCTTTCTGTAAGGACGTCGGTATAATGACCACCAGGGTACCAGGGGTATTTATTTATTCGTATAGAGCAAGTGATAAGGGCTCCTTATTGGAGTATAGTGGTGATTGGAATGCTAAGAGTTTGAAGACTTTCTGCCAAGATCACTTACCAAGATTCTCAAGAAGGGTGGATTTAAATCGTTTTGATTTTTCCTCAAGCCCTACAGAAAACCTGCCTCGGGTGCTGCTGCTCTCTACAAAGAAAGACACACCTGTGATCTGGCGTGTCCTTAGTGGCCTGTATCGTAAGCGATTCATCTTCTATGATGCACAG GTCCAAGATGCTTCTGATCCAAGGGTGAGAAAGTTAGGGGTTGATTCAATTCCAGCTGTTGTTGGTTGGACGACTAACGGGGAGAAGCACGTATTGAAGACAGGAATTTCTGTAAAAGATTTGAAGTCTGCTATTCATGATCTGAGTGTCCTACTTGATGGCTTTGAGAAAAAGAGCAAGAAAGCGGCTTCAAGTCAGGCAAAGAGGCCACATTCTGAAACACAAGGGAAAAGCATACCACTACTTACAAGCTCAAACATGGAATCCCTTTGTGGAGAGACAACACCTGTTTGCATTATAGGTGCTTTCAGATCATCCAAAGGGAAGGAGAAGTTGGAAACCATTCTGTCTGCA GTATCTCAGAAGTCTCTGACAAGACGGCAGAACCAAGCTTCTAGCTCTGGGGATTCTGTTTCTTATTCTCTGTTGGATGCTACCAAGGGGCAAGCATTCCTCAACTCATTTGACAAGTCTCGGTTCCAATCCTTGGATAAGTTTCTTGTGGCTTACAAGCCCCGGAGAGGGAAGTTCGCAGCATTTGTGGATGAAATGACTACAGAGGAAGTGGAAAGGTTTATTAGTTCTGTTCTTAATGGGGATATCAAGTTCATGAAGGTACGGCAAAAGCCTGTTCTCAAGTGA